Proteins encoded within one genomic window of Amycolatopsis sp. 2-15:
- a CDS encoding LysE family translocator: MTWSGYGSYLVIVVLIVLAPGPDTMVMLKNALSGGARGGLLATAGIFAGNALQGTAAALGLGVVIARSQPVFITLKWLGAAYLVFLGFQALRGAWRGNYATVEETQRKRTSSFRRWREGFLSNVTNPKVLVLYLSVLPQFLDPVRTTTWDALVLAYTVAVLGTVWLLVLLFFVHRVRAWLKQRKVRRALDGVTGTALVGFGAALALES; encoded by the coding sequence GTGACTTGGAGTGGGTACGGCAGTTATCTCGTCATCGTGGTCCTCATCGTCCTGGCGCCAGGGCCGGACACGATGGTGATGCTGAAGAACGCGCTGTCCGGTGGTGCCCGCGGTGGGCTGCTCGCGACGGCCGGGATCTTCGCCGGCAACGCGTTGCAGGGCACGGCCGCGGCGCTCGGGCTCGGGGTGGTCATCGCGCGGTCCCAGCCGGTGTTCATCACGCTCAAGTGGCTCGGCGCGGCGTACCTCGTGTTCCTCGGGTTCCAGGCCCTGCGCGGCGCGTGGCGCGGCAACTACGCGACCGTCGAAGAAACGCAGCGCAAGCGGACGAGCAGCTTCCGGCGCTGGCGCGAAGGGTTCCTGTCCAACGTGACGAACCCGAAGGTCCTGGTCCTCTACTTGTCGGTGCTACCGCAGTTCCTCGACCCCGTGCGCACCACCACGTGGGACGCGCTCGTGCTCGCCTACACCGTGGCGGTGCTGGGCACAGTGTGGCTGCTGGTACTGCTGTTCTTCGTGCACCGGGTGCGCGCGTGGCTCAAGCAGCGGAAGGTGCGGCGCGCGCTCGACGGTGTGACCGGCACCGCGCTCGTCGGCTTCGGGGCGGCCCTGGCCCTGGAGTCCTGA
- the ehuA gene encoding ectoine/hydroxyectoine ABC transporter ATP-binding protein EhuA, whose translation MIRFSGVVKKFGDHVVLDELDFTVAPGEFVSLIGPSGSGKTTILRLLMTLEKVNGGTIHVGGECLSHVRRGERRVPADEKHLRVMRRRIGMVFQQFNLFPNMNVLRNITEAPVRSLGLAPAEAEQRARELLGLVGLEDKADAHPTRLSGGQQQRVAIARALAMRPDVLLLDEVTSALDPELVADVLRVLRDIATTTDITILCVTHEMQFAQDVSDRVMMFDHGRVLEDAVPEKLFTAPEHERTKEFLRAVIDRR comes from the coding sequence ATGATCCGGTTCTCGGGTGTGGTCAAGAAGTTCGGGGACCACGTGGTGCTCGACGAGCTCGATTTCACCGTCGCGCCGGGGGAGTTCGTGTCGCTGATCGGCCCGAGCGGGTCCGGCAAGACGACGATCCTGCGGCTGCTGATGACCCTGGAGAAGGTGAACGGAGGCACCATCCACGTCGGCGGTGAGTGCCTGAGCCACGTGCGCCGCGGCGAGCGCCGGGTGCCCGCGGACGAGAAGCACCTGAGGGTGATGCGGCGCCGGATCGGCATGGTGTTCCAGCAGTTCAACCTGTTCCCGAACATGAACGTGCTGCGCAACATCACCGAGGCGCCGGTCCGCTCGCTGGGCCTGGCACCGGCCGAAGCCGAGCAGCGCGCCCGTGAGCTGCTCGGCCTCGTCGGGCTCGAGGACAAGGCGGACGCGCACCCGACGCGCCTGTCCGGCGGGCAGCAGCAGCGCGTCGCGATCGCCCGGGCGCTGGCGATGCGACCCGACGTGCTGCTGCTCGACGAGGTCACGTCGGCGCTGGACCCGGAGCTCGTCGCCGACGTTTTGCGAGTACTGCGGGACATCGCGACGACCACGGACATCACCATCCTGTGCGTGACGCACGAAATGCAGTTCGCGCAGGACGTCTCGGACCGGGTGATGATGTTCGACCACGGCCGGGTGCTGGAGGACGCAGTGCCGGAGAAGCTGTTCACCGCTCCCGAACACGAGCGCACGAAGGAGTTCCTCCGGGCCGTGATCGATCGTCGTTAG
- the ehuB gene encoding ectoine/hydroxyectoine ABC transporter substrate-binding protein EhuB encodes MKHDEWSRRQLFRRSALVGAAVLGGPVLLSACTSTSSGDTLQAAQSAKKIKIGIANESPYGFTDQSGKVTGEAPEVARVVFRNMGIDTVEASAVSFDQLIPALNAKQYDVVAAGMNITAKRCGQAAFSIPDYSALTALLVPKGNPQQVLKFEDIAAKKVKVAVLSAAVEKGYATSAGVPESQIETLDSQDNMLRAVTDGRVYAAALTDISLKDVLKKNPGAAAEVTPGFDPVENGQPVISAGGFVFRTGDKSLVDAFNTELKKLHDSGEWTRIVAPFGFTQANLPKPDVTTEKLCAA; translated from the coding sequence ATGAAGCACGACGAATGGTCGCGACGGCAGTTGTTCCGGAGATCCGCACTGGTGGGAGCAGCCGTACTGGGTGGTCCGGTGTTGCTTTCCGCGTGTACGTCGACGTCGTCCGGAGACACGTTGCAGGCGGCGCAGTCCGCCAAGAAGATCAAAATCGGAATCGCCAACGAATCCCCCTACGGATTCACTGATCAAAGCGGAAAAGTCACCGGCGAGGCCCCTGAAGTTGCGAGAGTCGTATTCCGGAACATGGGGATCGACACCGTCGAGGCGAGCGCGGTCTCCTTCGACCAGCTGATCCCGGCGCTCAACGCGAAGCAGTACGACGTGGTGGCGGCGGGCATGAACATCACCGCGAAACGCTGCGGCCAGGCCGCGTTCTCCATCCCGGACTACTCGGCGCTGACGGCGCTGCTGGTGCCGAAGGGCAACCCGCAGCAGGTGCTGAAGTTCGAGGACATCGCGGCGAAGAAGGTGAAGGTCGCGGTGCTCTCCGCGGCGGTGGAGAAGGGCTACGCGACCAGCGCCGGGGTGCCCGAGAGCCAGATCGAGACGCTGGACTCGCAGGACAACATGCTGCGCGCGGTCACCGACGGGCGCGTCTACGCGGCGGCGCTCACCGACATCTCGCTGAAGGACGTGCTGAAGAAGAACCCCGGTGCGGCCGCCGAGGTGACGCCCGGGTTCGACCCGGTCGAGAACGGCCAGCCGGTGATCTCGGCGGGCGGGTTCGTCTTCCGCACCGGCGACAAGTCGCTGGTCGACGCGTTCAACACAGAACTGAAGAAACTGCACGACAGCGGGGAGTGGACGAGGATCGTCGCGCCCTTCGGCTTCACGCAGGCGAACCTGCCGAAGCCGGACGTGACCACCGAGAAGCTCTGCGCCGCGTGA
- a CDS encoding GlxA family transcriptional regulator → MRTIGVLLLPGTRAFDLGVIAEVWAQDRSESGIEPFTVRLCGAGRRRTSLSPFGEVTPTHGLSGLDGCDLVLAPGRDDPHTPVPPAASAALRRAHRAGATVAALCSGAFTLAVAGLLDGRPATTHWWDLDALAVAAPLARLQRDVLYTEADGVLTSAGVVGGLDLCLHLVRRDHGADVAAKLARRLVMPPAREGGQRQYVENPLPAAPARPGLSSTMDWALARLAEEIGVAELCGHAGMSERTFHREFAAATGVTPGRWLRVQRVRLAQRLLETTELPVERVAQRSGLGTAANLRRRLRAEVGVGPDSYRRTFRSAPGGVTVGVWPNTSTSS, encoded by the coding sequence ATGCGGACGATCGGGGTGTTGCTCCTGCCGGGTACCCGCGCGTTCGACCTCGGTGTGATCGCCGAGGTCTGGGCGCAGGACCGCAGCGAGAGCGGGATCGAGCCGTTCACCGTGCGGCTGTGCGGGGCAGGCCGGCGGCGCACCTCGTTGTCCCCGTTCGGAGAGGTCACGCCGACGCACGGGCTGTCCGGACTCGACGGCTGCGACCTCGTGCTGGCCCCCGGACGCGACGATCCGCACACCCCGGTGCCGCCCGCCGCGTCGGCCGCGTTGCGCCGGGCCCACCGGGCGGGCGCGACGGTGGCGGCGTTGTGCTCCGGCGCGTTCACGCTCGCGGTCGCGGGCCTGCTCGACGGCCGCCCCGCGACCACCCACTGGTGGGACCTCGACGCACTCGCCGTCGCCGCGCCCCTCGCTCGGTTGCAGCGCGACGTGCTCTACACCGAGGCCGACGGCGTGCTCACCTCGGCGGGCGTGGTCGGCGGTCTCGACCTCTGCCTGCACCTCGTGCGCCGCGACCACGGCGCGGACGTCGCGGCGAAACTCGCGCGGCGCCTCGTGATGCCGCCCGCCCGCGAAGGCGGCCAGCGCCAGTACGTCGAGAATCCCTTGCCCGCGGCACCTGCCCGGCCGGGTCTGTCGTCCACTATGGACTGGGCGCTGGCGCGGCTGGCCGAGGAGATCGGTGTGGCCGAGCTGTGTGGCCACGCCGGGATGAGCGAGCGGACGTTCCACCGCGAGTTCGCCGCGGCCACGGGCGTGACGCCGGGGCGATGGCTGCGCGTGCAACGGGTGCGGCTGGCGCAACGCCTGCTGGAGACCACCGAGCTGCCGGTGGAGCGCGTCGCGCAGCGGTCGGGGCTGGGCACGGCGGCGAACCTGCGCCGCCGGCTGCGCGCGGAGGTCGGCGTCGGGCCCGATTCGTACCGGCGCACGTTCCGTTCCGCGCCCGGCGGCGTTACGGTCGGGGTATGGCCGAATACGAGCACATCCTCGTGA
- a CDS encoding IS481 family transposase, with amino-acid sequence MSHPNATLTPITRLRLARLIVDHGWTYTAAAKMFMVAAPTAKKWATRYRDEGPGGMTDRSSRPHHSPTKTAPTLVRRIARLRWRHRLGPVQIAGRTGLPASTVHAVLVRCRINRLSRIDRVTGEPLRRYEHDHPGSLIHVDVTKFGNIPDGGGHRFVGRGQGKRNREATAKRTGRRNHRYEPRPGISYLHTVIDDHSRVAYAEICTDETSATAIGVLHRAVAWFAQHHVAVERVLSDNGSAYRSHAWHQACAELGITPKHTRPYRPQTNGKIERFHRTLADGWAYARFYTRDQQRRAALPGWLHFYNHHRPHSALGGHPPITRLTNLPEHHI; translated from the coding sequence GTGTCCCACCCTAACGCCACGCTGACCCCGATCACTCGTCTGCGGCTGGCCCGTCTGATCGTCGACCACGGATGGACCTACACCGCCGCAGCGAAAATGTTCATGGTCGCCGCGCCCACCGCAAAGAAATGGGCCACCCGCTACCGCGACGAAGGCCCAGGCGGCATGACCGACCGCAGCAGCCGCCCGCACCACAGCCCCACCAAGACCGCACCCACACTCGTGCGCCGGATCGCACGATTGCGGTGGCGCCACCGGCTCGGCCCCGTCCAGATCGCCGGCCGGACAGGACTACCGGCCTCGACGGTGCACGCGGTGCTCGTGCGCTGCCGGATCAACCGCCTCTCCCGCATCGACCGGGTCACCGGCGAGCCGTTGCGCCGCTACGAACACGACCACCCCGGCTCGCTGATCCATGTCGATGTCACCAAGTTCGGCAACATTCCCGACGGCGGTGGCCACCGCTTCGTCGGACGCGGTCAGGGCAAACGCAACCGGGAAGCCACCGCCAAACGCACCGGCCGACGCAACCACCGCTACGAACCCCGCCCCGGCATCAGCTACCTGCACACCGTCATCGACGACCACTCCCGCGTCGCCTACGCAGAAATCTGCACCGATGAAACCTCCGCCACCGCGATCGGTGTCCTGCACCGCGCCGTCGCCTGGTTCGCCCAGCACCATGTCGCCGTCGAGCGTGTGTTGTCCGACAACGGCTCGGCCTACCGCTCCCACGCCTGGCATCAAGCCTGCGCCGAGCTCGGCATCACACCGAAACACACCCGCCCCTACCGGCCCCAAACGAACGGCAAAATCGAACGCTTCCACCGCACCCTCGCCGACGGCTGGGCCTACGCCCGCTTCTACACCCGCGACCAGCAACGCCGAGCAGCCCTACCAGGCTGGCTTCACTTCTACAATCACCATCGACCCCACTCCGCCCTCGGAGGCCACCCACCCATCACCCGACTAACCAACCTGCCTGAACATCACATCTAG
- the nucS gene encoding endonuclease NucS, protein MRLVIARCQVDYAGRLTAHLPMATRLLLVKSDGSVSVHSDDRAYKPLNWMSPPCWLIEDGKLWIVENKQGEKLVISIDEIYHDHEQELGAEPGLQKDGVEAHLQELLAEHIKTLGDGYTLVRREFPTAIGPVDIMARDADGKSVAVEIKRRGEIDGVEQLTRYLELLNRDPLLAPVQGVFAAQIIKPQARVLAEDRGIRCLTLDYDALRGIESDEFRLF, encoded by the coding sequence GTGCGTCTCGTGATCGCTCGTTGCCAGGTCGACTACGCCGGCCGCCTCACCGCCCACCTGCCGATGGCCACGCGCCTGCTCCTCGTCAAGTCGGACGGTTCGGTGTCCGTGCACTCGGACGACCGCGCGTACAAGCCCCTGAACTGGATGAGCCCGCCCTGCTGGCTCATCGAGGACGGCAAGCTGTGGATCGTCGAGAACAAGCAGGGCGAGAAGCTCGTGATCTCGATCGACGAGATCTACCACGACCACGAGCAGGAGCTGGGCGCCGAACCGGGCCTGCAGAAGGACGGCGTGGAAGCGCACCTGCAGGAACTGCTCGCCGAGCACATCAAGACCCTCGGCGACGGCTACACCCTCGTGCGCCGCGAGTTCCCCACCGCCATCGGCCCGGTCGACATCATGGCCCGCGACGCGGACGGCAAGTCGGTCGCCGTGGAGATCAAGCGCCGCGGCGAGATCGACGGCGTCGAGCAGCTCACGCGCTACCTCGAGCTGCTCAACCGCGACCCGCTGCTCGCCCCCGTGCAGGGCGTCTTCGCCGCGCAGATCATCAAGCCCCAGGCCCGCGTTCTCGCGGAAGACCGCGGCATCCGCTGCCTGACCTTGGACTACGACGCCCTGCGCGGCATCGAATCCGACGAGTTCCGCCTGTTCTGA
- the ehuD gene encoding ectoine/hydroxyectoine ABC transporter permease subunit EhuD: MNWDWQAAADAIPLLLEGLLVTVELTLLGSALAYALGLVLALLRRARIPVLSRVAWLFIEFIRSTPLLIQVFVLYWLVPPLTGITLSAFVTGVIALGVHYATYTAEVYRAGIEAVPKGQWEAAVALNLPRSRVWTAVVLPQAIPRVLPALGNYTISMFKETPLLLAIGVLDVLNRAKEVGAETFRVVEPYTLAGVLFLLVSLPASVLVRRWERRAERV; encoded by the coding sequence GTGAACTGGGATTGGCAGGCCGCCGCCGACGCGATCCCGCTGCTGCTGGAGGGATTGCTGGTCACGGTCGAGCTGACGCTGCTCGGCTCGGCTCTCGCGTATGCGCTCGGGCTGGTGCTGGCGTTGCTGCGCCGGGCCCGGATCCCGGTGCTGTCGCGGGTGGCGTGGCTGTTCATCGAGTTCATTCGCAGCACGCCGTTGCTGATCCAGGTCTTCGTGCTGTACTGGCTGGTGCCGCCGCTGACGGGGATCACGCTGTCGGCCTTCGTCACAGGTGTCATCGCGCTCGGCGTGCACTACGCGACCTACACCGCCGAGGTGTACCGGGCCGGGATCGAAGCCGTCCCGAAAGGACAGTGGGAGGCGGCGGTCGCGCTCAACCTGCCACGGTCGCGCGTGTGGACGGCGGTCGTGCTGCCCCAGGCGATACCGCGGGTGCTGCCGGCGCTGGGCAACTACACCATCTCGATGTTCAAGGAAACGCCGCTGCTGCTGGCGATCGGCGTGCTGGACGTGCTCAACCGCGCCAAGGAGGTCGGCGCGGAGACGTTCCGCGTCGTCGAGCCCTACACCCTGGCCGGCGTGCTGTTCCTGCTGGTGAGCCTGCCGGCCTCCGTGCTGGTCCGACGATGGGAACGCCGTGCCGAACGAGTCTGA
- a CDS encoding DUF6191 domain-containing protein: MSIALPAATLLLVIVGAWEVRPGRKPSRLKRRLSSTYLDEVTSFLYGTKRNELEHRDSVEMTLDQDAQGAPPLGMIDLDRGVAIVRPANQDKRATD, translated from the coding sequence ATGTCGATCGCCTTGCCCGCCGCGACGCTGCTGCTGGTGATCGTGGGCGCATGGGAAGTGCGGCCGGGCCGCAAGCCGTCGCGGCTGAAGCGGCGGCTGTCCTCGACGTACCTCGACGAGGTCACCTCGTTCCTCTACGGCACCAAGCGCAACGAGCTCGAGCATCGCGACTCCGTGGAGATGACCCTCGACCAGGACGCGCAGGGCGCGCCGCCGCTGGGAATGATCGACCTGGACCGTGGGGTGGCGATCGTGCGTCCCGCGAACCAGGACAAGCGGGCCACGGACTGA
- a CDS encoding LysE family translocator, producing the protein MTWGVYGGFLAMMVVLAVAPGPDSMVVLKNALSGGARGGAWACAGIAVANFLQGTLAALGLGAVITNSRPIFETVKWLGVAYLCYLGFQALRGAWRGDYQSLAEAKRARQSAFRRWREGFLSNVTNPKVLVLYLSVLPQFLTPGVTTTGDALLLAYTVAAVGAVWQVLLLLLVHRVRGWLERRRVRRTLDGVTGTVLIGFGAALALEG; encoded by the coding sequence ATGACGTGGGGTGTGTACGGCGGGTTCCTCGCCATGATGGTGGTGCTCGCCGTGGCGCCCGGGCCCGACAGCATGGTCGTGCTCAAGAACGCGCTGTCGGGCGGCGCCCGCGGGGGTGCGTGGGCGTGTGCCGGCATCGCCGTCGCGAACTTCCTGCAGGGCACCCTCGCCGCCCTCGGCCTCGGGGCCGTGATCACGAACTCGCGCCCGATCTTCGAAACCGTGAAGTGGCTCGGTGTCGCCTATCTCTGCTACCTCGGTTTCCAGGCGCTGCGCGGCGCCTGGCGTGGTGACTACCAGTCGCTCGCCGAGGCGAAACGCGCCCGCCAGAGCGCGTTCCGCCGCTGGCGCGAAGGATTCCTCTCCAACGTGACCAACCCGAAGGTGCTGGTCCTCTACCTGTCGGTGCTGCCGCAGTTCCTCACGCCCGGCGTCACCACCACGGGCGACGCCCTGCTGCTCGCCTACACCGTCGCCGCCGTGGGCGCGGTCTGGCAGGTTCTACTGCTCCTGCTGGTGCACCGCGTGCGCGGCTGGCTCGAGCGCCGCCGTGTGCGCCGCACCCTCGACGGCGTGACCGGCACAGTCCTGATCGGGTTCGGCGCCGCGTTGGCCCTGGAGGGCTAG
- a CDS encoding cysteine hydrolase family protein yields the protein MAALILIDVQRGFSDAEYWGPRNNPGAEANIKALLDAWQQRRLPVVLVHHDSVHADSPLRPGQPGNDFLAELDGARPDLVFGKKVNSAFLGDVDLDAWLKTHGITDFVLAGIQTNFCCETTARMGGNLGYDVTFALDATFTFDLPALDGTTVTAEELSRVTAANLHNRFATVRSTKEILG from the coding sequence ATGGCCGCACTCATCCTCATCGACGTCCAGCGCGGGTTCTCCGACGCCGAGTACTGGGGCCCGCGCAACAACCCCGGAGCCGAGGCGAACATCAAGGCCCTGCTCGACGCGTGGCAGCAGCGCCGTCTGCCCGTGGTCCTCGTGCACCACGACTCCGTACACGCCGATTCGCCGCTGCGCCCCGGCCAGCCCGGCAACGACTTCCTGGCGGAACTCGACGGCGCCCGCCCCGACCTGGTCTTCGGCAAGAAGGTGAACTCGGCCTTCCTCGGCGACGTCGACCTCGACGCGTGGCTGAAGACCCACGGCATCACGGACTTCGTCCTAGCCGGCATCCAGACTAACTTCTGCTGCGAAACCACGGCCCGCATGGGCGGCAACCTCGGTTACGACGTGACCTTCGCGCTCGACGCGACCTTCACGTTCGACCTGCCCGCCCTCGACGGCACCACCGTGACGGCCGAAGAGCTCTCCCGCGTCACCGCGGCGAACCTGCACAACCGGTTCGCGACCGTGCGCTCCACCAAGGAGATCCTGGGCTAA
- the ehuC gene encoding ectoine/hydroxyectoine ABC transporter permease subunit EhuC, whose product MSNVPHIVSAILAGLATTIEAAVGGIIVTIVLSLIAGLALLSPRRFVRGVARVYVEVFRGTSEAVQLFWLYFVLPVLVGFQLVPLFAGILVLGLNHGAYGAEVVRGALRSVPKAQYEGAVALNLSPTQRMVRVLLPQAFAEMLPPFNNLFIQLLKSTALLSFISAGEITERGELLRPVFGADIGWIYGTELVLYLLLAVLITTGMRALERWAGRRLGRAPVARTELDLTVGGGGAG is encoded by the coding sequence GTGTCGAACGTGCCGCACATCGTCTCGGCGATCCTCGCCGGCCTGGCCACGACCATCGAGGCCGCGGTCGGCGGGATCATCGTCACCATCGTCCTTTCCCTGATCGCCGGGCTCGCGCTGCTGTCACCGAGGCGGTTCGTCCGGGGTGTCGCGCGGGTGTATGTGGAGGTCTTCCGCGGGACGTCCGAGGCCGTGCAGCTGTTCTGGCTGTACTTCGTGCTGCCGGTGCTGGTCGGGTTCCAGCTGGTGCCGTTGTTCGCCGGCATCCTGGTCCTGGGTCTGAACCACGGCGCGTACGGGGCCGAGGTCGTGCGCGGCGCCCTGCGGTCGGTGCCGAAGGCGCAGTACGAAGGCGCGGTCGCGCTCAACCTCTCACCGACGCAGCGGATGGTGCGGGTGCTCCTGCCCCAGGCGTTCGCCGAGATGCTGCCGCCGTTCAACAACCTGTTCATCCAGCTGCTGAAGAGCACCGCGCTGCTGTCGTTCATCTCGGCGGGCGAGATCACCGAACGCGGTGAGCTGCTGCGGCCGGTGTTCGGCGCGGACATCGGCTGGATCTACGGCACCGAGCTGGTGCTCTACCTCCTGCTCGCCGTACTGATCACGACCGGCATGCGGGCGCTGGAGCGCTGGGCGGGGCGCCGCCTCGGCCGCGCGCCGGTGGCGCGCACGGAACTGGATCTCACCGTCGGCGGCGGAGGTGCCGGGTGA
- a CDS encoding enoyl-CoA hydratase-related protein produces MAEYEHILVKRDGDTITVTMNRAARRNSLSADHLTELLAAFREAGTTDATGIVLAGAGPVFSAGHDFGDVAARDLMGVRELLTLCTELMRTMQSLPQVVVARVHGLATAAGCQLVASCDLAVAASSAGFALPGGKGGWFCHTPAVPVARSIGRKRLMELALTGDVVDAATALDWGLVNSVVPDEELDDAVAALLARATRGSRASKAMGKQTLYAQLDRPEADAYAIALEVMASASQLPGAREGMAAFLEKRKAEWPD; encoded by the coding sequence ATGGCCGAATACGAGCACATCCTCGTGAAGCGTGACGGCGACACGATCACCGTCACGATGAACCGCGCCGCGCGGCGCAACTCGCTGTCCGCCGACCACCTGACCGAGCTGCTCGCGGCGTTCCGCGAAGCCGGCACCACCGACGCGACGGGCATCGTCCTCGCCGGCGCCGGCCCGGTCTTCTCCGCGGGCCACGACTTCGGCGACGTCGCCGCGCGCGACCTCATGGGCGTGCGCGAGCTGCTGACGTTGTGCACGGAGCTGATGCGCACCATGCAGTCGCTGCCGCAGGTCGTGGTCGCGCGCGTGCACGGCCTGGCGACCGCGGCGGGCTGCCAGCTCGTGGCCTCGTGTGACCTCGCCGTCGCCGCGTCGTCCGCCGGTTTCGCCCTGCCCGGCGGCAAAGGCGGCTGGTTCTGCCACACCCCGGCCGTCCCGGTGGCGCGCTCGATCGGCCGCAAACGCTTGATGGAGCTGGCTTTGACCGGCGACGTCGTCGACGCCGCCACCGCGCTCGACTGGGGCCTGGTCAACTCCGTCGTCCCGGACGAGGAGCTGGACGACGCCGTCGCCGCCCTGCTCGCGCGGGCCACGCGCGGCAGCCGGGCGAGCAAGGCCATGGGCAAGCAGACCCTGTACGCGCAGCTCGACCGTCCGGAAGCCGACGCCTACGCCATCGCGCTGGAGGTCATGGCCTCGGCGTCGCAGCTCCCGGGCGCGCGGGAAGGCATGGCGGCGTTCCTGGAGAAGCGCAAGGCGGAGTGGCCGGACTGA
- a CDS encoding NUDIX domain-containing protein, which produces MDPIQRVATREVYRNNWMTVREDAIRRADGSEGIYGVVDKPTYALIIPMDGDRVLLVDQFRYPVSERRWEFCQGTAPDLAETPPAELARRELREETGLRAETVTEIGLLEVAPGMSSQRGHVYLATDLTEGEPERELEEQDMTTAWFTRSEIEKMISTGGITDAQSIAAYTLLLLHKRR; this is translated from the coding sequence GTGGACCCCATTCAGCGTGTCGCGACCCGCGAGGTGTACCGGAACAACTGGATGACGGTGCGAGAGGACGCCATCCGCCGCGCAGACGGCAGCGAAGGCATCTACGGCGTGGTCGACAAACCGACCTACGCCCTGATCATCCCGATGGACGGCGACCGCGTGCTCCTGGTCGACCAGTTCCGCTACCCCGTCAGCGAGCGCCGCTGGGAGTTCTGCCAGGGCACCGCCCCCGACCTCGCCGAGACACCGCCCGCCGAGCTCGCCCGCCGCGAGCTGCGCGAGGAAACGGGCCTGCGCGCCGAGACCGTCACGGAGATCGGGCTCCTGGAAGTCGCGCCCGGCATGTCGAGCCAGCGCGGCCACGTCTACCTCGCGACGGACCTGACCGAAGGCGAGCCGGAACGCGAGCTCGAGGAACAGGACATGACCACGGCGTGGTTCACCCGCTCGGAGATCGAGAAGATGATCTCGACGGGCGGCATCACCGACGCGCAGTCGATCGCCGCGTACACACTTCTGCTGCTCCACAAGCGTCGTTGA